The genomic DNA GACGCTGCTGCCCGGGGATTTTCGCACCATCTTTCTGATCGCCGGCCTGCCGGCGTTCGCGGGTGTTTTCGTCATCCTGTTCGGCATCCGCGAGGCGAAAAAAAATAAAAAGGAACTGCTGAACAGATTTCAGTTCAAGGATTTTCCTGCGAAATATTATCTCTTCCTGACCATTGTGTTCCTCTTTACCCTCGGCAACTCGACGGACGCGCTGCTGATGGTCAAAGCCCATGACGTGGGCGTGCGGGTCGCCTTTATCCCACTGGTCTATCTGATCACCAGCCTGGTCTCCGTGCTCTTGGCTGTGCCGCTCGGATCGCTGGCGGACAAAATCGGCAAGGAAAAGGTCCTCATCGCCGGCTACCTGATCTATAGCGCGGTCTATTACGGCTTCGGCGTCACCCACAGCGCAACCCTCATAACAGCGCTCTTTGACCTCTACGGCGTGTACTCGGCGGCCACGGACGGCATTCAAAAGGCGTTTGTCTCCGACCTCATCGATCCCAATAAAAAAGGCACAGGCCTGGGCATCTACAACGCCCTGCTCGGCGTCACTTTGTTGCCGGCCAGCCTAATTGCAGGGTATCTGTATGATACCGTCAATGCCAGCGTACCTTTTTACTTGGGCGCCTGCACCTCGGCCGGCGCGGCCCTGCTGTTGCTGTTCTTCAGCCGAACAGCCAAGCGCTGAAATTATTATTGCATCATAAGGTAAAACGGGACTATATTATAGATCAAAAAAATAAGGACCGAATCAATCGACTCTGCTGAATCCGCCATCACTCACGGTTTTAAATGAAAGCTTCCCATGTCTTCGACTCTTTTTTCCCCTGAAAAACCGCCCCATCGACAGACCTGTACAGCCGTCCTGACAGCACTGGAGGTAGATGGTAA from bacterium includes the following:
- a CDS encoding MFS transporter, with translation MSVRKEKLVLGFNRNILFTGLTSFLTDTSVKMIYSIMPMFLLSIGASKTSLSLIEGIAESTASLLKTFSGFWSDRIGKNKPFMLIGYGLSALILPLYSLVVTPIHVLYLRFAERVGKGIRTAPRDSLVAASAMDGQSGKSFGLQKAMDNSGAIAGPLIAFALLTLLPGDFRTIFLIAGLPAFAGVFVILFGIREAKKNKKELLNRFQFKDFPAKYYLFLTIVFLFTLGNSTDALLMVKAHDVGVRVAFIPLVYLITSLVSVLLAVPLGSLADKIGKEKVLIAGYLIYSAVYYGFGVTHSATLITALFDLYGVYSAATDGIQKAFVSDLIDPNKKGTGLGIYNALLGVTLLPASLIAGYLYDTVNASVPFYLGACTSAGAALLLLFFSRTAKR